The following are from one region of the Alphaproteobacteria bacterium CG11_big_fil_rev_8_21_14_0_20_39_49 genome:
- a CDS encoding penicillin-binding protein, which translates to MKKIFTKIVNFLTAVLTLCLIGAVIAAIGVSYILYKYGRDLPDYKKLAQYEPPTVTRLYAADGRMMEEYAKEKRLFVPVNAIPKRLINAFIAAEDQNFYSHPGIDFLSIVRAAVKNASNLGTNKSLVGGSTITQQVVKNFLLTNEKSLDRKIKEAILAFRITKEFSKDKIMELYLNEIYLGNRSYGVAAAALNYFNKSIDELTIEEAAMLAALPKAPSDLDPSRFYDKAKTRRDWVIERMLAEGFITEIEAVDAIAEPINIALRDETEMVSDADSFAEAVRQELTGLYGEEGVYEKGLAVRTTLQPQMQSYAQDALRKGLLAYDKRHGYKGPVAKIKILENYAEELKNIERPEKLDDWELAVVLGLDKEKAKIAIDEETKGIIPLKNLKWAKKYINDNSVGGDIEKPNDAVAVGDVVVVRKTVEKQSDETEYFLEQIPEVNGAIVAMDPYTGKVLAMVGGYGYGGSQFNRAIQAKRQPGSAFKPFVYFAALENGFVPTSIIVDEEVQLERGDDLPGWRPQNYSGQYYGPTTLRVGVEKSRNAMTVRLSQLMGIEKVVNVAKRFNIYDDPNRDLSVALGSAETTLIRLTNAYAMLVNGGKVINPSLIERIQNSNGKTIFKRDNRTCEGCFVSLNEEEADSLSPPDVEEYRQQVADPIAAYQMVSILEGVVQRGTGRNLMSLDKILAGKTGTTNDSFDGWFMGFSANLAIGVYVGFDTPRSLGRNETGASVALPIWKEFARQALQNEPDLPFRRPSGVKLVKIDAKTGLLPSPDTPKDQIIFEAFRAGTEPDSSTSNAFEPTLNGNDFKDDFGNGGIY; encoded by the coding sequence TTGAAAAAGATTTTTACAAAAATCGTAAATTTCCTAACGGCGGTTTTAACTTTGTGTTTGATAGGTGCGGTAATTGCCGCTATCGGTGTTTCATATATATTATATAAATACGGTCGGGATTTGCCCGATTATAAAAAGCTTGCACAATATGAACCTCCTACCGTAACAAGGTTATATGCCGCCGATGGGCGTATGATGGAAGAATATGCAAAAGAAAAGCGTCTGTTCGTTCCTGTAAATGCTATACCTAAAAGGCTGATAAACGCTTTCATTGCCGCTGAAGATCAGAACTTTTATTCACATCCTGGAATTGATTTTTTAAGCATCGTAAGGGCTGCCGTAAAAAACGCATCAAATTTGGGGACAAATAAATCACTTGTGGGTGGATCTACGATAACACAGCAGGTGGTAAAGAACTTTCTGCTAACTAATGAAAAATCTCTGGACAGAAAAATCAAGGAGGCAATACTTGCTTTCAGGATAACTAAAGAATTTTCCAAAGATAAGATAATGGAATTATACCTTAATGAGATATATTTAGGCAACCGTTCCTATGGGGTAGCTGCCGCTGCACTTAATTATTTCAATAAATCCATTGACGAGTTGACTATTGAAGAGGCGGCTATGCTGGCAGCATTACCCAAAGCACCTAGCGATCTAGACCCAAGCAGGTTTTACGATAAAGCGAAAACAAGGCGTGACTGGGTTATCGAACGCATGCTGGCGGAAGGTTTTATAACGGAGATAGAAGCGGTTGATGCTATAGCCGAGCCTATTAATATAGCTTTGCGTGATGAAACCGAAATGGTAAGCGACGCTGATTCTTTCGCAGAGGCGGTGCGTCAGGAACTTACCGGACTTTACGGAGAAGAAGGCGTTTATGAAAAAGGACTTGCAGTTAGAACTACATTGCAACCGCAAATGCAAAGTTACGCTCAGGACGCTTTGAGAAAAGGTCTGTTGGCGTATGATAAGCGTCACGGTTATAAAGGTCCTGTAGCAAAGATAAAAATACTTGAAAATTACGCAGAAGAATTAAAAAATATAGAAAGACCTGAAAAGCTCGATGACTGGGAACTTGCCGTAGTTTTGGGGCTTGATAAGGAAAAGGCCAAAATAGCTATTGACGAGGAAACAAAAGGTATAATACCACTAAAGAACCTGAAGTGGGCAAAAAAATATATCAATGATAATTCAGTCGGTGGTGATATTGAAAAGCCGAACGACGCAGTTGCCGTAGGTGATGTGGTGGTTGTTCGGAAAACGGTTGAAAAACAAAGTGATGAAACCGAATATTTTTTGGAACAAATACCGGAAGTCAACGGTGCTATAGTAGCCATGGATCCATATACGGGTAAGGTACTTGCCATGGTTGGCGGTTATGGTTATGGAGGCAGCCAGTTCAACCGTGCCATACAGGCTAAAAGGCAACCGGGTTCGGCATTCAAACCGTTTGTTTATTTTGCGGCTTTAGAAAACGGGTTCGTGCCTACCTCGATTATAGTAGATGAAGAGGTGCAGCTTGAAAGAGGTGATGATCTGCCGGGGTGGAGACCGCAAAATTATTCAGGACAATATTACGGTCCTACAACCTTGAGGGTAGGTGTGGAAAAATCAAGGAACGCAATGACCGTTAGGCTTTCTCAGTTGATGGGCATAGAAAAGGTAGTCAATGTCGCTAAAAGATTCAACATATATGATGACCCTAACAGAGATTTATCGGTAGCACTGGGGTCGGCGGAAACTACACTGATAAGGCTTACCAACGCATATGCAATGTTGGTAAATGGCGGAAAAGTAATAAACCCGTCACTTATTGAACGGATACAAAATAGTAACGGAAAAACTATCTTCAAAAGGGATAACAGAACATGCGAGGGCTGTTTTGTTAGCTTAAATGAAGAGGAGGCAGACTCCCTCAGCCCTCCTGATGTGGAAGAATACAGGCAACAGGTTGCCGATCCTATAGCCGCATATCAGATGGTATCAATATTAGAAGGCGTGGTGCAAAGAGGCACGGGGCGTAATCTGATGTCATTAGACAAAATACTTGCCGGAAAAACAGGAACGACTAACGATAGTTTTGACGGTTGGTTCATGGGTTTTAGTGCAAATCTGGCAATAGGTGTGTATGTGGGATTTGATACGCCGAGAAGTCTTGGAAGGAATGAGACGGGAGCATCGGTTGCATTGCCTATCTGGAAAGAATTTGCAAGGCAGGCGTTACAAAATGAGCCTGACCTGCCGTTTAGGAGACCCTCCGGCGTAAAGCTTGTAAAGATAGATGCAAAAACAGGTTTGCTACCTTCACCCGATACCCCGAAAGATCAGATTATCTTTGAGGCTTTCAGGGCAGGAACCGAGCCTGACTCCTCAACTTCAAACGCATTTGAACCGACATTAAACGGTAACGATTTTAAAGACGATTTTGGTAATGGTGGAATTTATTAA
- a CDS encoding fatty acid desaturase, with the protein MENKQSMAYWDKLVAPYKNPTIHESLLQLFSTLGFFAAICYLMYLTVDSYYSVTLLLSFFAGLFVVKIFIIQHDCGHGSFFKNKKYNDMLGPLLSVFTMTPYAQWAKEHNRHHATSGNLNHRGVGDVTTWTVEEYKNATPFQKLQYRILRNPFFLFTAGATIHFLVKQRVPFYKAKRLSSWVSVMFTNIYMVVVGAAFCYWLGASTFFKIYVPIAFVAAVVGTWIFYIQHQYENTYWEGNRTWNYCDAALNGSSFYDLPKWLHWITGYISYHHIHHLSAKIPNYRLEKCYYSVPELQSPVKISIWESRKSFWLSLWDEANNKMVGFKDLKAA; encoded by the coding sequence GTGGAAAATAAACAATCTATGGCATATTGGGATAAGCTTGTAGCCCCATATAAAAATCCCACGATACATGAAAGTTTGTTACAGTTATTTTCAACTTTAGGATTTTTTGCCGCCATATGTTATCTAATGTACTTGACGGTGGATTCTTATTACTCGGTTACGTTATTACTTTCATTTTTTGCCGGTCTATTCGTGGTTAAAATATTCATTATCCAACATGATTGCGGTCACGGCTCATTCTTTAAGAACAAAAAATATAATGATATGCTAGGTCCCCTTCTTAGTGTGTTTACAATGACCCCTTACGCACAATGGGCTAAAGAGCATAACAGACATCATGCTACATCTGGGAATTTGAACCATAGGGGTGTAGGTGACGTTACAACATGGACGGTTGAAGAATATAAAAACGCTACTCCTTTTCAAAAACTGCAATATAGGATATTAAGAAACCCTTTCTTCCTGTTTACCGCAGGAGCTACGATACATTTTCTTGTGAAGCAGCGAGTGCCTTTTTATAAAGCAAAGCGTTTGTCATCATGGGTTAGTGTGATGTTCACGAATATTTATATGGTAGTTGTAGGTGCAGCGTTTTGCTATTGGCTGGGAGCTTCTACCTTCTTTAAGATATATGTTCCGATAGCATTCGTTGCCGCAGTTGTGGGAACGTGGATATTTTACATACAGCATCAGTATGAAAACACTTACTGGGAAGGCAACCGGACATGGAATTATTGCGATGCAGCACTGAACGGCTCTTCTTTTTATGACCTGCCAAAGTGGTTACACTGGATAACAGGTTATATCAGCTATCATCACATACATCATTTATCGGCAAAAATTCCTAATTACCGTCTGGAAAAATGCTATTACTCGGTTCCCGAACTGCAAAGCCCTGTGAAAATCAGTATATGGGAAAGCAGAAAAAGCTTCTGGCTATCACTATGGGACGAGGCAAATAATAAAATGGTAGGTTTCAAGGATTTAAAGGCGGCTTAA
- the trpB gene encoding tryptophan synthase subunit beta, protein MSNNKYSQPDEKGHFGIYGGRYVSETLMPLILEVEKSYKKYKDDKEFNEELEYYLKHYVGRPSPLYFAKSLTEHLGGAKVYFKRDELNHTGAHKINHCMGQILLARKMGKKRIIAETGAGQHGVATATVCALFDMKCIVYMGAKDMERQKPNLFRMKLLGAEVVPVDSGTGTLKDAMNEALRDWVSNVDDTYYLIGTAAGPHPFPMMVRDFQSVIGREAKQQILEAEGRLPDTLVACIGGGSNALGLFSDFIDDERVELVAVEASGKGLDTQDNAASISNGRFGVLHGNATYYLQDDDGQIKNAHSISAGLDYPGIGPEHAYLNDVKRVRYESATDIEALEAFQLCAKTEGILPALEPSHALAHVIKIAPKLPKEHIIIMNLCGRGDKDVFTIAEALGVKI, encoded by the coding sequence ATGAGTAACAATAAATATTCACAGCCGGATGAAAAAGGACATTTCGGTATATATGGCGGCAGATATGTTTCAGAAACATTAATGCCGTTGATTCTGGAAGTTGAAAAATCATATAAAAAATATAAAGATGACAAAGAGTTCAATGAGGAACTTGAGTATTACCTGAAGCATTATGTGGGCAGACCAAGCCCGTTATATTTTGCAAAAAGCCTGACCGAGCATCTGGGCGGAGCTAAGGTTTATTTTAAAAGAGATGAGCTTAACCATACGGGTGCACATAAAATAAACCATTGTATGGGGCAGATATTGCTTGCCCGAAAAATGGGTAAGAAAAGAATAATTGCTGAAACGGGAGCGGGACAGCATGGCGTGGCAACGGCTACGGTATGTGCTTTGTTCGATATGAAATGCATCGTTTATATGGGTGCAAAAGATATGGAAAGGCAAAAGCCGAATCTTTTCCGTATGAAACTTCTGGGAGCCGAGGTAGTGCCGGTGGACTCAGGCACGGGTACGCTCAAAGACGCAATGAACGAGGCTTTACGTGACTGGGTATCCAATGTTGATGATACTTACTATCTTATAGGTACGGCGGCAGGACCGCACCCGTTCCCGATGATGGTCAGAGACTTTCAGTCTGTAATAGGCAGGGAAGCTAAACAGCAGATATTGGAGGCGGAGGGTAGGTTGCCCGATACTCTGGTTGCATGTATAGGCGGCGGTTCAAATGCACTTGGCTTGTTTAGCGATTTTATAGATGATGAAAGGGTTGAACTGGTTGCCGTTGAAGCATCGGGCAAAGGACTTGATACGCAAGATAATGCCGCATCAATCAGTAACGGGCGTTTTGGAGTCCTACACGGAAATGCAACATATTATTTGCAAGATGATGACGGTCAGATTAAAAACGCCCATTCCATATCGGCAGGTCTTGATTATCCGGGAATAGGTCCTGAACATGCTTATTTAAATGATGTAAAACGGGTCCGGTATGAGTCGGCAACTGATATAGAAGCGTTGGAGGCTTTTCAGCTTTGTGCTAAAACAGAAGGGATATTGCCTGCTTTAGAGCCTTCACATGCACTGGCACATGTGATAAAGATAGCACCAAAATTGCCAAAAGAGCATATTATCATTATGAATTTATGCGGGCGGGGTGATAAGGATGTGTTTACTATTGCGGAAGCTTTGGGAGTTAAGATTTAA
- a CDS encoding integration host factor subunit beta: MTKSELIRKISQRFPNMFLKDIQVVVDTIFDEISDALVEEKRVELRGFGAFTIRKRQARKARNPRTNELVDLGERAALYFRAGKELNARLNKND; encoded by the coding sequence GTGACTAAATCAGAATTAATTAGAAAAATTTCTCAACGTTTTCCTAATATGTTCCTAAAGGACATTCAGGTTGTTGTAGATACTATATTTGATGAAATATCAGATGCATTGGTTGAAGAAAAAAGGGTTGAATTAAGAGGGTTCGGTGCATTTACTATAAGAAAAAGACAGGCAAGAAAAGCCAGAAACCCAAGGACTAACGAGCTTGTTGATTTGGGAGAAAGAGCCGCTTTATATTTTAGGGCAGGTAAAGAGCTAAATGCACGCTTGAATAAAAACGATTAG
- a CDS encoding type II toxin-antitoxin system antitoxin, RelB/DinJ family — translation MQKSETIRARIEPHLKAKTEAIFSELGLSSSQAINLFYKQVTLHKGLPFDVKLPNEIAQKALKDSLESKNLNSYESLEDLKNKF, via the coding sequence ATGCAAAAGTCAGAAACTATACGAGCGAGAATTGAACCGCATTTAAAGGCGAAAACAGAAGCCATTTTCTCAGAGCTTGGTTTGTCATCAAGTCAGGCAATAAATCTGTTTTATAAACAAGTTACATTACATAAAGGTTTACCTTTTGATGTAAAGCTTCCTAATGAGATAGCACAAAAGGCACTAAAAGATTCTCTTGAAAGTAAGAATCTTAACAGCTATGAAAGCTTAGAAGACTTGAAGAACAAATTCTAA
- a CDS encoding phosphoribosylanthranilate isomerase has translation MTVKVKICGLKTKDEVGAAADYGAEYIGLVFFHKSPRNITPKQAFRITKGLKKGVKKVAVVVDPTDMELENIIKDFKPDYVQFHGSESRSRIKDIKESYKAGIIKAIAVRCSDDVVKSMDYTDVVDMILFDAKVPNSPLPGGNGLSFDWTLLKGREFNVPWILSGGLNVQNVKNAIRISGAKIVDVSSSIESEPGVKDIGLIKEFIKNAKAAKNKF, from the coding sequence ATGACGGTCAAAGTAAAGATATGCGGTCTGAAGACCAAAGATGAGGTCGGGGCAGCAGCAGATTATGGTGCAGAGTATATCGGTCTTGTTTTCTTCCATAAGTCTCCAAGGAACATAACACCTAAACAAGCATTCAGGATAACCAAAGGTTTAAAGAAGGGTGTAAAAAAAGTTGCGGTCGTTGTTGACCCCACGGATATGGAATTGGAGAATATTATAAAAGATTTCAAACCTGATTATGTGCAATTTCACGGTAGCGAAAGCCGCAGCAGGATAAAGGATATAAAAGAAAGTTATAAGGCCGGTATTATAAAAGCGATTGCCGTCCGTTGCAGCGATGATGTGGTAAAATCCATGGATTATACCGATGTGGTCGATATGATATTGTTTGATGCTAAAGTTCCTAATTCTCCGCTACCCGGAGGTAACGGTCTTTCTTTTGACTGGACATTGCTCAAGGGTAGGGAGTTCAATGTACCATGGATATTGTCTGGAGGTTTGAACGTGCAGAATGTGAAAAATGCCATTAGAATAAGCGGTGCAAAGATAGTTGATGTCTCTTCAAGTATTGAAAGTGAGCCGGGTGTAAAAGATATCGGGTTGATAAAAGAGTTCATCAAGAACGCAAAGGCGGCAAAAAATAAATTTTAA
- a CDS encoding N-acetylmuramoyl-L-alanine amidase: MKRFVIFLICLLIPFVSYSQNKVTGFRAYDHDLYSRFVLDMDKKPEYKAFTLENPPRAVIDINNTRWDDNLSPHSHTKRIKGVRYSPNTSPLRIVLDLNNPVNIVENFVLEPKEGYGYRLVLDLKPSNPDDETKLKPIPVSKEGKSFKSPQLPVKKPRKPLIVIDAGHGGHDPGTIGYRKTYEKDITLEYAKELKKQLEATGRYNVYMTRTADQYIQLTDRVEKARKVKGDMFISIHANAHDSRGVSGFSVYTLSENASDKEAEALARKENKEDIITGIDLVHESRDITELLIDMTQRETKNVSSSFAETIVDKLQHEVKLLTNPHRFAGFRVLKGADIPSVLIELGYLSNRKEERLLQSDDYRKKLSAGFVKSIDEHFKKYALE; encoded by the coding sequence ATGAAACGCTTTGTAATTTTCTTAATCTGCCTATTGATACCGTTTGTATCTTACTCCCAGAACAAAGTTACGGGTTTTAGGGCTTATGACCATGACCTATATAGCAGGTTCGTGCTTGATATGGATAAAAAGCCTGAATATAAGGCTTTTACCCTAGAAAATCCGCCACGTGCGGTAATTGATATCAATAATACCCGATGGGACGATAATTTGAGTCCGCACAGCCATACAAAGCGTATAAAAGGAGTCCGTTATTCTCCGAATACATCACCGTTGCGTATAGTGCTGGATTTGAATAATCCTGTGAATATCGTAGAGAATTTCGTCCTTGAACCTAAAGAGGGATACGGATACCGTCTGGTACTTGACCTGAAACCTTCCAACCCCGATGATGAAACAAAATTAAAACCCATACCTGTTTCAAAAGAAGGAAAAAGCTTTAAATCGCCGCAACTTCCCGTGAAAAAGCCTCGCAAGCCTTTAATAGTAATAGATGCAGGGCATGGTGGGCATGACCCCGGTACGATAGGTTATAGAAAAACATACGAAAAAGATATCACTTTGGAATATGCAAAGGAGCTTAAAAAACAATTAGAAGCAACAGGTAGGTATAATGTTTATATGACACGTACTGCCGATCAGTATATTCAATTGACCGACAGGGTTGAAAAAGCAAGGAAGGTAAAAGGCGACATGTTCATATCAATCCATGCTAACGCCCATGATAGCAGAGGTGTAAGCGGGTTTTCGGTCTATACTTTATCGGAGAATGCATCGGATAAGGAAGCTGAAGCTCTGGCTAGAAAGGAAAATAAAGAAGATATAATAACAGGCATCGATCTGGTGCATGAATCCCGTGATATAACCGAACTGCTTATAGATATGACGCAAAGGGAGACAAAAAACGTATCTTCAAGCTTTGCGGAAACTATAGTCGATAAATTGCAGCATGAGGTAAAACTGCTGACAAATCCTCACCGCTTTGCAGGATTCAGGGTGTTAAAAGGTGCAGATATACCCTCGGTGCTGATTGAGCTTGGCTATCTTTCAAACAGAAAAGAAGAACGCCTGTTGCAATCAGATGATTATAGAAAAAAGCTGTCGGCAGGCTTTGTAAAATCAATAGATGAGCATTTTAAGAAATATGCATTGGAATAG
- a CDS encoding tryptophan synthase subunit alpha, which yields MRLENKFNELKQQGRAGLITYIMAYDKSLEESQKILNGLPEAGADIIELGMPFSDPMADGPVIQAAGIRALKAGAKVSGILKMVEQFRKNNDSTPIVLMGYYNPVRNYGVEKFCADANKAGVDAVLIVDLPIEEDDELFEITKKYDIANIKLATPTTDNERMKLIAKKAGGFLYYVAVTGVTGVKSASYESVGQAVERIKQNCDLPIAVGFGIKTTSDVKSVGKYADAVVVGSSIVNKIKDSSAEEVLNFVSELAIGNR from the coding sequence ATGAGATTAGAAAATAAATTCAACGAGTTAAAACAGCAGGGCAGGGCAGGGCTTATAACATATATTATGGCATATGACAAAAGCCTTGAAGAATCGCAAAAAATCCTGAACGGACTGCCGGAAGCCGGAGCCGATATAATTGAACTGGGTATGCCTTTTTCCGACCCTATGGCAGATGGTCCCGTTATTCAGGCGGCAGGAATAAGGGCGTTAAAAGCAGGGGCTAAAGTTTCAGGCATTTTGAAGATGGTGGAACAGTTCAGGAAAAATAACGATAGCACTCCGATAGTTTTAATGGGTTATTATAATCCTGTACGTAATTACGGTGTGGAAAAATTTTGTGCAGATGCGAACAAAGCCGGAGTTGATGCAGTTTTGATAGTTGATCTGCCGATAGAAGAAGATGATGAATTATTCGAGATTACAAAAAAATATGATATCGCAAATATAAAACTGGCTACCCCTACCACCGATAATGAGCGTATGAAACTGATAGCAAAGAAAGCCGGCGGATTTTTATATTATGTTGCAGTTACAGGAGTTACAGGTGTTAAATCAGCTAGTTACGAGTCTGTGGGGCAGGCGGTGGAAAGAATAAAACAAAATTGTGATTTGCCTATAGCCGTAGGATTCGGTATAAAAACCACAAGTGATGTAAAATCAGTTGGGAAATATGCGGACGCTGTTGTTGTAGGTTCCTCAATAGTTAACAAGATAAAGGATAGTTCGGCAGAAGAAGTATTGAATTTTGTCAGTGAGCTTGCAATTGGAAATAGATAA
- the sppA gene encoding signal peptide peptidase SppA, which yields MSLSADTLLDRIRMKGEIKKWRNLTIIFAVLWAIGLMVRVFDLNNLKKEYIASVDIKGIISQSHGRDKKLEFLKDDERVQAVIVHINSPGGTMVGGEHLYNSLRKIAEKKPVVAVMGTVAASAGYMTAIAADKIFASEGTMTGSIGVMMQAAEVTELAEKMGINFITIKSSDLKGTPSFTEKMTPKAEKAVQDGIDDGYDYFTDLVAQRRSLSKEEVLKLADGRIYTGRQAVNNKLIDAIGKESDAIKWLEKEKNIEEGLKVKNVLIKDKDSMFDMLLNGSLGFDNPYLSQIFPSSGFVAMWKP from the coding sequence ATGTCCTTATCAGCCGATACACTCCTTGACCGGATTAGAATGAAAGGCGAAATAAAAAAATGGCGTAATTTAACCATAATATTTGCCGTATTATGGGCTATAGGACTTATGGTGAGAGTGTTCGATCTTAATAATTTAAAGAAAGAATATATCGCTAGTGTTGATATAAAAGGTATTATAAGTCAAAGTCACGGACGTGATAAAAAGCTGGAATTTTTAAAAGACGATGAAAGGGTTCAGGCAGTCATAGTGCATATAAACAGTCCCGGTGGAACTATGGTCGGCGGTGAGCATTTATATAACTCACTTAGGAAGATAGCCGAGAAAAAACCTGTGGTGGCGGTTATGGGAACGGTTGCAGCTTCTGCCGGATATATGACTGCGATAGCTGCCGATAAGATATTTGCAAGTGAAGGTACTATGACCGGATCTATCGGTGTTATGATGCAAGCGGCAGAGGTTACGGAGCTTGCCGAAAAAATGGGAATTAATTTTATCACTATTAAATCTTCGGATTTGAAAGGCACTCCGAGTTTTACCGAAAAAATGACTCCTAAGGCTGAAAAAGCCGTTCAGGACGGTATTGATGACGGTTATGATTATTTTACCGATCTTGTGGCACAAAGAAGGTCTCTTAGTAAAGAGGAGGTATTAAAGCTTGCCGACGGTCGTATATATACCGGAAGGCAGGCTGTAAATAACAAGCTGATCGATGCAATCGGTAAAGAAAGCGATGCGATAAAATGGTTGGAAAAAGAAAAAAATATAGAAGAGGGATTGAAGGTAAAGAATGTTTTAATAAAGGATAAAGATTCGATGTTTGATATGCTGCTTAACGGTTCTTTAGGTTTTGATAACCCGTATTTATCGCAGATATTTCCGTCAAGTGGTTTTGTTGCGATGTGGAAGCCGTAG
- a CDS encoding peptide chain release factor 2 (programmed frameshift): MKPEIHDLIDDIKSDLELIRRSLDWDASVKRLEELNTLCEAPDLWNDNEKASSLLKERTFLENSLNGYNESKQIMEDCVELINLGEEEKDEDTVNESEKELKKLAKKLKSKVVECLFSGEADANDCFMEIHAGAGGTESQDWAEMLLRMYLRWAERHDFKTEIIDENVGEEAGIKSATFKICGHNSYGWSRTESGVHRLVRISPFDSNARRHTSFASVWVYPVVDDNIEIEIDEKDLRVDTFRASGAGGQHVNKTDSAIRITHIPTNIVVQCQNSRSQHRNRAEAYSMLRSRLYELELQKKQQAQDVVNESKTEIGWGHQIRSYVLHPYQMIKDLRTGHETSNTTAVLDGDLDEFINASLTEQI, translated from the exons ATGAAGCCTGAAATACATGATTTAATTGATGATATAAAAAGTGATCTGGAGTTAATCAGGAGGTCTCTT GACTGGGATGCATCTGTAAAACGCCTTGAGGAACTGAACACCCTTTGCGAAGCACCCGACCTTTGGAATGATAATGAAAAAGCAAGCAGCCTTTTAAAAGAAAGGACTTTCCTTGAAAACTCATTGAACGGCTATAATGAATCAAAGCAGATTATGGAAGATTGCGTTGAACTTATAAATCTGGGTGAAGAAGAAAAAGACGAAGACACCGTAAATGAGTCTGAAAAAGAACTGAAAAAACTAGCCAAAAAATTAAAGAGCAAAGTTGTAGAATGCCTTTTCTCGGGCGAAGCCGATGCAAATGACTGCTTCATGGAAATACACGCAGGAGCAGGCGGAACGGAATCTCAGGACTGGGCTGAAATGCTGCTTAGAATGTATCTTAGATGGGCTGAACGGCATGATTTTAAAACCGAGATAATTGACGAAAATGTCGGAGAAGAAGCCGGTATAAAATCAGCTACCTTCAAAATTTGCGGTCATAACAGCTATGGCTGGTCAAGAACCGAAAGCGGTGTGCATCGTCTTGTACGGATATCGCCGTTTGATAGTAATGCCAGACGACACACTTCTTTTGCAAGCGTTTGGGTATATCCCGTGGTGGACGATAATATTGAAATAGAGATTGATGAAAAGGATTTACGGGTTGATACCTTCCGTGCGTCAGGTGCAGGAGGTCAGCACGTTAACAAAACCGATAGTGCTATCCGTATAACCCATATCCCTACCAACATCGTTGTGCAGTGCCAAAATAGCCGCTCACAACACAGAAACAGGGCAGAGGCATATAGTATGCTGCGTTCACGCCTTTATGAGTTGGAACTGCAAAAAAAACAGCAGGCACAGGACGTAGTCAACGAAAGCAAGACAGAGATAGGCTGGGGACACCAGATACGCTCATATGTCCTGCACCCTTACCAGATGATAAAAGACCTGCGTACAGGTCATGAAACAAGCAATACAACGGCAGTTTTAGACGGAGATTTAGACGAGTTCATCAATGCCAGCCTGACCGAGCAGATATAG
- a CDS encoding type II toxin-antitoxin system mRNA interferase toxin, RelE/StbE family — protein MKKTLKSQRKEVKTLKNYGTLLINYSTKRNSRQKETLGKKKLSAKNKPHKLSGNWYPHFECHIEPDWLLIYLITDESLILVRTGTHSDLFR, from the coding sequence TTGAAAAAGACGTTAAAAAGTCAAAGAAAAGAGGTAAAGACCTTAAAAAATTATGGGACATTGTTAATAAACTACTCAACAAAAAGAAACTCTCGGCAAAAAGAAACTCTCGGCAAAAAGAAACTCTCGGCAAAAAACAAACCACACAAGTTATCAGGTAATTGGTATCCTCACTTTGAATGCCATATAGAGCCTGATTGGTTACTAATTTACCTTATAACCGATGAATCACTTATTTTAGTAAGAACCGGTACACATTCAGATTTGTTTAGATAA